The following are from one region of the Carnobacterium gallinarum DSM 4847 genome:
- a CDS encoding two-component system regulatory protein YycI, with amino-acid sequence MDFKRIELIFLLTFLSLNIFLLYSYFGKADTLSYETAESANSVPFEEMKKDGIKFDEKKFSDEKLLVPYVKAKNENLLKQKVDSLPKDSGIQMEDDKRTLYRSLSEPLEIFPDDKKFDSKNIKNYAEKLDAYILNQGIFFGDEYTFFKYSATQNSIIYTQKAKGFRILDGTGRITFHLNGGNVIAYEQTYAGKIEVTGKSRNLISEKNAIEALYQNNELMQGSVISETPKLGYYQTLSLPKDGVGIYGPVWYVVFKNGNEEKIRLVNAIDGSIIKNNTKITTGETDSEQTNGSTKQEDIIELE; translated from the coding sequence ATGGACTTTAAACGAATTGAATTGATTTTTTTATTGACCTTTCTTTCTCTAAATATCTTTTTACTGTATTCCTATTTTGGAAAAGCAGATACGCTATCTTATGAAACGGCAGAGTCAGCCAATTCGGTGCCTTTTGAAGAAATGAAAAAAGACGGAATTAAATTTGATGAAAAGAAATTTTCAGATGAAAAGCTGTTAGTTCCATATGTTAAGGCAAAAAATGAAAATTTGTTAAAACAAAAAGTAGATTCATTGCCTAAAGATTCTGGCATCCAGATGGAAGACGATAAGCGTACATTATATCGTTCCTTATCCGAACCTTTAGAGATTTTTCCAGATGATAAAAAGTTTGACAGTAAAAATATTAAGAATTATGCAGAAAAATTAGATGCGTATATTTTAAATCAAGGAATTTTCTTTGGCGATGAATATACATTCTTTAAATATTCTGCGACTCAAAACTCAATTATTTATACACAGAAGGCAAAAGGTTTTAGAATTCTTGATGGAACTGGTCGAATTACTTTCCATCTAAATGGTGGAAACGTAATAGCGTATGAGCAAACTTACGCTGGGAAAATTGAAGTTACCGGAAAAAGTCGGAATTTAATTTCTGAGAAAAATGCGATTGAAGCTTTGTATCAAAATAATGAGCTGATGCAAGGGAGTGTTATCTCTGAAACTCCAAAATTAGGCTATTATCAAACCTTGTCTTTACCGAAAGACGGAGTTGGGATTTATGGTCCAGTGTGGTATGTTGTTTTCAAAAATGGTAACGAGGAAAAAATTCGTTTAGTGAATGCAATTGATGGTTCGATTATTAAAAACAATACCAAAATAACTACGGGTGAAACGGATTCTGAACAAACGAATGG
- a CDS encoding YycH family regulatory protein, whose translation MKLAYFIRASLLILMISSLGLTWAIWTLPNKVENRNNLNGNKTETNTTLRENDVFSPFQLVYHDEAVAKSTTNADLLNRVEKELDSWRFTNIQDYRVLGDSYSAKLNEANTLELVYPVARPFMTITNSFQKLASNYKNQKFQRILIPLNDSKEVYFFNDTTATMYSSEIEGFNKKDLLDMLDSSERPLVEVNLQKLAERYVYLPKEAVGLSKLTYISELKPSIDIRNRLFDDLSEITSSTSQDKNFEQYYDNVSKVSINKETHILTYNRSSTSVKMNMQDVLKYSLSELQDFDIWPGRTRFFQYDEGKQQVIYRRYIEGLPIFGDGNLEHDFGATYLTITKDGTLSRLQIPLNVAQTPIYSKMTEKKLASGSELLAYLVTLGYQANEIEDIQLGYAWTTASDSGAIENGANADKIVEFVPSWYMLIKGNWYNVAELSAKDEEGNRDNGL comes from the coding sequence ATGAAATTAGCTTATTTTATTCGAGCTTCTTTACTGATTTTAATGATATCAAGTCTAGGTTTAACTTGGGCTATTTGGACTTTGCCTAATAAGGTTGAAAATCGAAATAATCTAAATGGCAATAAAACAGAAACAAATACTACTTTGAGAGAAAATGATGTTTTTTCTCCATTTCAACTAGTTTATCACGATGAAGCGGTAGCGAAAAGTACCACGAATGCAGATTTACTAAATCGAGTTGAAAAAGAATTAGATTCTTGGCGTTTTACGAATATTCAAGATTATCGAGTGTTAGGAGATAGTTATTCAGCTAAATTAAATGAAGCGAATACGTTGGAACTGGTTTATCCGGTTGCACGGCCATTTATGACAATTACAAACTCCTTTCAAAAGTTAGCTAGTAACTACAAGAATCAAAAGTTTCAACGAATTTTAATTCCTTTAAATGATTCTAAGGAAGTTTATTTCTTTAATGATACAACAGCTACGATGTATAGTAGTGAGATTGAAGGATTTAATAAGAAAGATTTATTGGATATGTTGGATTCGAGCGAACGCCCGTTGGTAGAAGTTAATTTACAAAAGTTAGCTGAAAGATATGTATATCTACCGAAAGAGGCTGTTGGTTTATCCAAATTAACCTATATTTCAGAATTAAAACCGAGTATTGATATTCGTAATCGTTTGTTTGACGATTTATCTGAGATTACAAGTTCTACCTCTCAGGATAAAAACTTTGAACAGTATTACGATAATGTTAGTAAAGTTAGTATTAATAAAGAAACACATATTTTAACATATAATCGCAGTAGTACTAGTGTAAAAATGAATATGCAAGATGTTTTAAAATACAGCTTAAGTGAGTTACAGGATTTTGATATTTGGCCAGGTCGAACTAGATTCTTCCAATATGACGAAGGTAAACAGCAAGTGATTTATCGTCGCTATATTGAGGGGTTGCCGATTTTTGGTGATGGCAATCTGGAGCATGACTTTGGAGCTACCTATCTAACCATTACTAAAGATGGTACATTATCACGTTTACAAATCCCGCTAAATGTGGCACAAACACCAATTTATTCAAAAATGACAGAAAAAAAATTAGCAAGTGGTTCTGAGTTATTAGCTTATCTAGTAACGTTAGGCTATCAAGCTAATGAAATTGAAGACATTCAATTAGGTTATGCGTGGACAACTGCATCTGATTCAGGTGCTATTGAAAACGGGGCCAATGCTGATAAAATTGTTGAATTCGTTCCTAGCTGGTATATGTTAATTAAAGGGAATTGGTATAACGTAGCTGAACTTTCTGCTAAAGATGAGGAGGGGAATCGCGACAATGGACTTTAA
- the walK gene encoding cell wall metabolism sensor histidine kinase WalK — translation MTKRIKFYQSIHFKIVVVFVFLLIVVLEIIGAYFVGQLESKMVRVFKDDITERVNFLGTNLQPILKNPDSKTYHDDINRLVSDFSRKNISKTEIIDIDNYIVGTNSNPNVIGRISKDTDIKQALVIGKQVERPYPDDNNNRVWKVVTPIVSDEGKILGFISVESNIESVYEQISSITEIFFKASMIAAAVTIILALFISRAITKPISEMKKQAIQMAEGDYSGQVKIYGQDELGQLSLTINDLSTKVEEAQESTEAERRRLDSVLAHMTDGVIATDRRGKVVIINETASVLLNVSQDLAVGQSILEILKIQDHFTLRQLLETQEELILDFSTDSNEVTLRGEFSLIQRETGFISGLVCVLHDITEQEKIERERRDFVSNVSHELRTPLTSMRSYLEALNDGAWKDPDIAPRFLAVTQEETDRMIRMITDLLNLSRMDSGKDTFELEYVNINELFSHVLNRFDMMLQAADADRPVKPFNIVREFTKRDLWVEVDADKMIQVLDNIMNNAIKYSPSGGTITCRLLETHNSIVISVTDQGLGVPKKDIPHVFDRFFRVDKARARSMGGTGLGLAISKEVVQKHGGKIWLESIENEGSTFFISLPYVPYEEDEWI, via the coding sequence CAATTAGAATCAAAAATGGTGCGTGTTTTTAAAGATGATATTACCGAAAGAGTGAACTTTTTAGGCACAAATTTACAGCCTATTTTAAAAAATCCAGATTCTAAAACGTATCATGATGATATTAATCGATTAGTTAGTGATTTTTCTCGTAAAAACATCTCTAAAACCGAAATTATCGATATCGACAATTACATTGTGGGAACCAACTCAAATCCTAATGTAATTGGTCGTATTTCAAAAGATACAGATATAAAACAAGCTTTAGTGATTGGCAAACAAGTGGAGCGACCCTATCCAGATGATAATAATAATCGTGTGTGGAAAGTAGTTACTCCGATTGTTTCAGATGAAGGGAAGATTCTGGGTTTTATTAGCGTGGAGAGTAATATTGAGTCTGTTTATGAACAGATTAGTAGTATTACAGAGATATTTTTTAAAGCCTCTATGATTGCAGCCGCAGTTACGATTATTTTGGCGTTATTTATTTCCCGGGCAATAACTAAACCTATTTCCGAAATGAAAAAACAAGCAATTCAAATGGCTGAAGGAGATTATTCAGGTCAAGTAAAGATTTATGGTCAGGATGAACTTGGTCAGCTTTCCTTAACAATCAATGATTTATCTACTAAAGTTGAAGAAGCACAAGAATCGACTGAAGCAGAACGTCGTCGTTTAGATAGTGTTTTAGCTCATATGACAGATGGTGTTATTGCGACGGATAGACGTGGAAAAGTAGTGATTATTAATGAAACAGCATCAGTTTTATTGAATGTTAGTCAAGATTTAGCTGTTGGGCAATCCATTTTAGAAATATTGAAAATTCAAGACCATTTTACATTAAGACAACTATTAGAAACGCAAGAAGAGTTAATTTTAGATTTTTCAACTGATTCTAATGAGGTGACTTTACGTGGTGAATTCTCTTTAATCCAGCGAGAAACTGGTTTTATTAGTGGGCTAGTCTGCGTTTTACATGATATTACAGAGCAAGAAAAAATTGAACGAGAACGTAGAGACTTTGTATCAAATGTATCCCATGAACTTCGTACGCCTTTAACAAGTATGCGTAGTTATTTAGAGGCTTTGAATGATGGTGCTTGGAAAGATCCTGATATTGCACCACGCTTCTTAGCAGTTACTCAAGAAGAAACCGATCGTATGATCCGAATGATTACTGATTTATTGAACTTATCACGGATGGATTCTGGTAAGGACACATTTGAACTTGAATATGTGAACATTAATGAGTTATTTAGTCATGTCTTAAATCGTTTTGATATGATGCTTCAAGCAGCGGATGCTGATCGACCAGTGAAACCTTTTAATATTGTGCGTGAATTTACAAAGCGTGATTTATGGGTAGAGGTAGATGCAGATAAGATGATTCAAGTTTTAGACAATATTATGAATAATGCAATTAAATATTCTCCATCAGGTGGAACGATAACTTGTCGTTTGCTGGAAACACACAATAGTATTGTTATTAGTGTGACTGACCAAGGCTTAGGCGTTCCTAAAAAGGATATTCCTCATGTTTTTGATCGCTTTTTCCGAGTAGATAAAGCTCGTGCGCGTTCAATGGGTGGGACAGGTTTAGGTTTAGCAATTTCTAAAGAAGTTGTCCAAAAACATGGTGGGAAAATTTGGCTGGAAAGTATTGAAAATGAAGGGTCAACCTTCTTTATTTCCTTACCTTATGTTCCGTATGAGGAGGATGAGTGGATATGA